One genomic region from Quercus robur chromosome 4, dhQueRobu3.1, whole genome shotgun sequence encodes:
- the LOC126720422 gene encoding TMV resistance protein N-like isoform X4, producing the protein MVEKKETGFIIIYKSSRFANIFLMAAISTPSASFSSSISSSTPQWKYDVFLSFRGEDTRNRFTDHLYVALKQKGILTFRDEEKLETGKSISSELLKAIEKSRFAIVILSRNYASSTWCLDELVKIIRCMKEMKMMVLPIFYDVDPSTIRKQMGTFAQAFAKHEENFKDCMDKVQAWRTALREVANLKGWHVEDRPESQIIQSIVGKLWHKLSYAFSECTENLVGIISRVEKLESCLDLGSNNIRMVGIWGMGGIGKTTLARVVFRKISNKFEGCCFLANVREVCEKDGLVRLQQQLILQILNENMGVEDVNEGVFVIKNRLRHKKILLVLDDVDQLDQLNKLVGDHIWFGLGSRVIITTRDKHLLQTLGVDEIYEANGLTHDESLHLLSLKAFKEDHPPKEYLELSRGFVYYANDLPLAIEILGSFLFGRGINQWKSTLNRLKQFPEKDILKVLRISFEGLHETEKEIFLNIACFFNHKEKKDVVEILNYLDLFPDIGLGVLFDKSLVKFDGFTLWMHDLLQEMGKNIVYEECPKEPGKRGKLWLFKDINDVLTENSGTKAIQGIVLKLHKQKEAYWNPESFSKVHDLKLLIIDNVHVLHEPKYLPNALRFLDWSEYPSKYFPPSFQQKSFDSLKFIKLKKSLKLIETPDFNEIPNLEKLDLEGCINLRSLHPSIGVHQKLTFLNLKDCKNLRSLPSKFEMEFLEILILSGCSNLKRIPEFGENMRNVSKLYLDGTAITKLPTSIGNLTGLASLDLKDCKNLMSLPSTFLNMKWLEDLNLSGCSKLLENLVTEKGVEEVDVSGTATGLMAYSNTLFQTLKTLALGGFKPRSPNRMGLLTTSLWGLCSLTDLDLSYCNLNAIPNDICRLFSLQYLCLSGNNFSCLPENIAQLSRLCRLDVNNCTSLLSLPKLPLNIYYIWGEGCTSLETLPDQSPPNSPFGRFLYLKNCSKLAENQGYIDNGLQFFAAIISSLRCPRSDTHSYRYNSVITGSEIPNWFTHQSIGDEVSIQEPNSLLCNEWIGIAVCAVFCSHPHHQIPEEGSLTCWLRVNGKQMTRAPATHKFVPLSDHTWLLYFHPQDYGEEEMKKSLCECDANGFSQIGIKIESEESIVFSKVPVIMVKKCGLRMLYKKNNCIFEGLNFDDSTAAAAAAAEGYKAKRTRDDYDGAGSSNYEPHQKRIERVTKFIGEGNSNCEESSENKECAEELGD; encoded by the exons ATggtggaaaagaaagaaacaggtttcattataatttataaaag TTCAAGATTTGCCAATATATTTCTAATGGCTGCCATTAGCACTCCATCTGCCTCATTTTCGTCATCAATTTCTTCGTCAACACCACAATGGAAATACGATGTCTTTCTCAGCTTTAGAGGTGAGGACACACGCAATAGATTTACAGACCATCTATATGTTGCCTTAAAACAAAAGGGCATTCTCACCTTTAGAGACGAGGAAAAACTTGAGACGGGAAAATCTATTTCATCAGAGCTTTTGAAAGCAATAGAAAAATCAAGGTTTGCAATTGTCATTCTTTCAAGAAACTATGCATCTTCTACATGGTGTTTGGATGAACTTGTAAAGATCATTAGGTGCATGAAAGAAATGAAGATGATGGTTCTACCAATTTTTTATGATGTGGATCCATCTACTATACGAAAACAAATGGGTACTTTTGCCCAAGCCTTTGCtaaacatgaagaaaatttcAAGGACTGCATGGACAAGGTGCAAGCATGGAGAACTGCTTTAAGAGAAGTAGCCAATCTCAAAGGATGGCATGTAGAAGATAG GCCTGAGTCACAAATTATCCAGAGCATTGTGGGAAAATTGTGGCATAAATTAAGTTATGCATTCTCAGAATGTACCGAAAACCTAGTAGGAATAATTTCTCGAGTGGAGAAATTGGAGTCATGTTTGGATTTAGGGTCAAACAATATTCGCATGGTGGGTATTTGGGGGATGGGAGGAATAGGTAAAACAACTCTTGCTAGAGTTGTTTTTCGTAAGATTTCAAATAAGTTTGAAGGTTGTTGTTTTCTTGCTAATGTTAGGGAAGTTTGTGAAAAAGATGGTTTAGTTCGATTACAACAACAACtcattcttcaaattttgaatgaaaatatgGGTGTAGAAGATGTTAATGAAGGAGTTTTTGTGATCAAGAACAGGTTACGtcataaaaaaattcttctcgTTCTTGATGATGTAGATCAATTAGACCAATTAAACAAGTTAGTAGGGGATCATATATGGTTTGGTTTAGGTAGTAGAGTTATCATAACAACAAGAGATAAGCATTTGCTACAGACCCTTGGAGTAGATGAAATATATGAGGCTAATGGATTGACTCATGATGAATCTCTTCATCTTTTGAGTTTGAAAGCATTTAAAGAAGATCATCCACCCAAAGAATATCTAGAGTTGTCCAGAGGTTTTGTATATTATGCTAATGACCTTCCTTTAGCTATTGAGATTTtgggttcttttttgtttggtagaGGTATCAATCAATGGAAAAGTACATTAAATAGACTAAAACAGTTTCCTGAAAAAGATATTCTCAAAGTACTTAGAATAAGTTTTGAAGGACTACATGAAACAGAGAAGGAAATATTCCTAAATATTGCTTGTTTCTTTAATCATAAGGAGAAAAAAGATGTAGTAGAAATACTAAATTATCTTGACCTTTTTCCAGATATTGGATTGGGGGTTCTTTTTGATAAATCTCTTGTTAAATTTGATGGTTTTACCTTgtggatgcatgatttgcttCAAGAAATGGGCAAGAACATAGTTTATGAAGAGTGTCCTAAAGAGCCGGGAAAACGTGGCAAACTGTGGCTGTTTAAGGACATTAATGATGTACTGACAGAAAATTCG GGAACAAAAGCAATTCAAGGCATAGTCTTAAAGttgcataaacaaaaagaagcaTATTGGAATCCTGAATCCTTTTCAAAGGTTCATGATCTTAAATTGCTCATAATTGATAACGTTCACGTTTTGCATGAGCCCAAATATCTTCCTAATGCCTTGAGATTTCTTGACTGGAGTGAATacccttcaaaatattttccacCAAGTTTCCAACAAAAG tCTTTTGATAGTTTGAAGTTCATCAAATTGAAGAAATCACTAAAATTGATTGAAACTCCTGACTTCAATGAAATCCCAAATCTTGAGAAATTGGATCTTGAGGGTTGTATAAATTTACGTTCCTTGCACCCATCAATTGGAGTTCATCAAAAGCTCACTTTTCTTAACCTAAAAG ATTGCAAAAACCTCAGAAGTCTTCCAAGCAAGTTTGAAATGGAGTTTCTTGAGATCCTTATTCTTTCTGGTTgctcaaatttaaaaagaattcCAGAGTTTggagaaaatatgagaaatgtATCAAAACTTTACTTAGATGGCACTGCTATTACAAAATTACCCACATCAATTGGGAATTTGACTGGCCTTGCTTCATTGGATTTAAAAGATTGCAAAAATCTAATGTCTCTTCCTAGCACCTTTTTAAATATGAAGTGGCTCGAAGATCTCAATCTTTCTGGATGCTCAAAACTACTAGAAAACTTGGTGACTGAGAAAGGGGTAGAAGAGGTTGATGTGAGTGGAACTGCCACAGGACTTATGGCTTATTCCAATACTCTTTTTCAAACTCTTAAAACACTAGCTTTGGGTGGATTTAAGCCGAGAAGTCCCAATCGCATGGGCTTGTTAACGACTTCTTTATGGGGTTTGTGTTCTTTGACCGATCTGGATCTAAGTTATTGCAATCTCAATGCAATCCCCAATGATATTTGTCGCTTATTCTCTTTACAATATTTATGTCTAAGCGGCAATAATTTTAGTTGCCTTCCGGAAAACATCGCTCAACTATCTAGGTTGTGTAGGTTGGATGTGAACAATTGTACGAGTCTTCTATCATTGCCAAAGCTTccattaaatatttattatatttggggAGAGGGTTGTACCTCACTAGAAACGCTACCAGATCAATCACCACCAAATTCTCCATTTGGGCGTTTCCTCTACCTTAAAAATTGCAGTAAATTGGCTGAGAATCAAGGCTACATTGACAATGGATTGCAGTTTTTTGCAGCGATAATAAGCTCCCTTCGGTGCCCTCGCTCTGATACCCATTCCTACAGATATAACAGTGTTATCACTGGAAGTGAAATTCCAAACTGGTTTACGCATCAAAGTATTGGGGATGAGGTTAGTATTCAAGAACCTAATTCTCTTTTGTGTAATGAGTGGATCGGGATTGCTGTTTGCGCTGTATTTTGTTCTCATCCACATCACCAAATCCCCGAAGAAGGTTCACTTACCTGTTGGTTGAGAGTCAATGGAAAACAAATGACTCGCGCACCAGCCACGCACAAATTTGTTCCTTTATCGGATCACACTTGGCTACTTTATTTTCATCCTCAAGACTACGGGGAGGAAGAAATGAAGAAATCATTGTGCGAATGCGATGCAAATGGATTCAGTCAGATTGGAATTAAAATTGAATCCGAGGAATCAATTGTATTTTCGAAGGTCCCAGTAATAATGGTAAAGAAGTGCGGGTTGCGAATGTTATACAAGAAAAACAATTGTATTTTCGAAGGTCTTAATTTCGACGATTCgacggcggcggcggcggcggcggcggaaGGTTACAAAGCCAAGCGAACTCGTGATGACTATGATGGGGCTGGAAGCTCTAATTACGAACCTCACCAAAAAAGGATTGAAAGAGTCACAAAATTTATAGGTGAGGGTAACTCTAACTGTGAGGAATCAAGTGAGAACAAGGAATGTGCTGAAGAGCTAGGTGATTGA
- the LOC126720422 gene encoding TMV resistance protein N-like isoform X1, whose product MVEKKETGFIIIYKSSRFANIFLMAAISTPSASFSSSISSSTPQWKYDVFLSFRGEDTRNRFTDHLYVALKQKGILTFRDEEKLETGKSISSELLKAIEKSRFAIVILSRNYASSTWCLDELVKIIRCMKEMKMMVLPIFYDVDPSTIRKQMGTFAQAFAKHEENFKDCMDKVQAWRTALREVANLKGWHVEDRPESQIIQSIVGKLWHKLSYAFSECTENLVGIISRVEKLESCLDLGSNNIRMVGIWGMGGIGKTTLARVVFRKISNKFEGCCFLANVREVCEKDGLVRLQQQLILQILNENMGVEDVNEGVFVIKNRLRHKKILLVLDDVDQLDQLNKLVGDHIWFGLGSRVIITTRDKHLLQTLGVDEIYEANGLTHDESLHLLSLKAFKEDHPPKEYLELSRGFVYYANDLPLAIEILGSFLFGRGINQWKSTLNRLKQFPEKDILKVLRISFEGLHETEKEIFLNIACFFNHKEKKDVVEILNYLDLFPDIGLGVLFDKSLVKFDGFTLWMHDLLQEMGKNIVYEECPKEPGKRGKLWLFKDINDVLTENSGTKAIQGIVLKLHKQKEAYWNPESFSKVHDLKLLIIDNVHVLHEPKYLPNALRFLDWSEYPSKYFPPSFQQKSFDSLKFIKLKKSLKLIETPDFNEIPNLEKLDLEGCINLRSLHPSIGVHQKLTFLNLKGCKNLRRLPSKFEMESLEILILSGCSNLQRIPEFGENMESVSRLCLDGTTITKLTTSIGNLTSLASLNLTDCKNLRSLPSKFEMEFLEILILSGCSNLKRIPEFGENMRNVSKLYLDGTAITKLPTSIGNLTGLASLDLKDCKNLMSLPSTFLNMKWLEDLNLSGCSKLLENLVTEKGVEEVDVSGTATGLMAYSNTLFQTLKTLALGGFKPRSPNRMGLLTTSLWGLCSLTDLDLSYCNLNAIPNDICRLFSLQYLCLSGNNFSCLPENIAQLSRLCRLDVNNCTSLLSLPKLPLNIYYIWGEGCTSLETLPDQSPPNSPFGRFLYLKNCSKLAENQGYIDNGLQFFAAIISSLRCPRSDTHSYRYNSVITGSEIPNWFTHQSIGDEVSIQEPNSLLCNEWIGIAVCAVFCSHPHHQIPEEGSLTCWLRVNGKQMTRAPATHKFVPLSDHTWLLYFHPQDYGEEEMKKSLCECDANGFSQIGIKIESEESIVFSKVPVIMVKKCGLRMLYKKNNCIFEGLNFDDSTAAAAAAAEGYKAKRTRDDYDGAGSSNYEPHQKRIERVTKFIGEGNSNCEESSENKECAEELGD is encoded by the exons ATggtggaaaagaaagaaacaggtttcattataatttataaaag TTCAAGATTTGCCAATATATTTCTAATGGCTGCCATTAGCACTCCATCTGCCTCATTTTCGTCATCAATTTCTTCGTCAACACCACAATGGAAATACGATGTCTTTCTCAGCTTTAGAGGTGAGGACACACGCAATAGATTTACAGACCATCTATATGTTGCCTTAAAACAAAAGGGCATTCTCACCTTTAGAGACGAGGAAAAACTTGAGACGGGAAAATCTATTTCATCAGAGCTTTTGAAAGCAATAGAAAAATCAAGGTTTGCAATTGTCATTCTTTCAAGAAACTATGCATCTTCTACATGGTGTTTGGATGAACTTGTAAAGATCATTAGGTGCATGAAAGAAATGAAGATGATGGTTCTACCAATTTTTTATGATGTGGATCCATCTACTATACGAAAACAAATGGGTACTTTTGCCCAAGCCTTTGCtaaacatgaagaaaatttcAAGGACTGCATGGACAAGGTGCAAGCATGGAGAACTGCTTTAAGAGAAGTAGCCAATCTCAAAGGATGGCATGTAGAAGATAG GCCTGAGTCACAAATTATCCAGAGCATTGTGGGAAAATTGTGGCATAAATTAAGTTATGCATTCTCAGAATGTACCGAAAACCTAGTAGGAATAATTTCTCGAGTGGAGAAATTGGAGTCATGTTTGGATTTAGGGTCAAACAATATTCGCATGGTGGGTATTTGGGGGATGGGAGGAATAGGTAAAACAACTCTTGCTAGAGTTGTTTTTCGTAAGATTTCAAATAAGTTTGAAGGTTGTTGTTTTCTTGCTAATGTTAGGGAAGTTTGTGAAAAAGATGGTTTAGTTCGATTACAACAACAACtcattcttcaaattttgaatgaaaatatgGGTGTAGAAGATGTTAATGAAGGAGTTTTTGTGATCAAGAACAGGTTACGtcataaaaaaattcttctcgTTCTTGATGATGTAGATCAATTAGACCAATTAAACAAGTTAGTAGGGGATCATATATGGTTTGGTTTAGGTAGTAGAGTTATCATAACAACAAGAGATAAGCATTTGCTACAGACCCTTGGAGTAGATGAAATATATGAGGCTAATGGATTGACTCATGATGAATCTCTTCATCTTTTGAGTTTGAAAGCATTTAAAGAAGATCATCCACCCAAAGAATATCTAGAGTTGTCCAGAGGTTTTGTATATTATGCTAATGACCTTCCTTTAGCTATTGAGATTTtgggttcttttttgtttggtagaGGTATCAATCAATGGAAAAGTACATTAAATAGACTAAAACAGTTTCCTGAAAAAGATATTCTCAAAGTACTTAGAATAAGTTTTGAAGGACTACATGAAACAGAGAAGGAAATATTCCTAAATATTGCTTGTTTCTTTAATCATAAGGAGAAAAAAGATGTAGTAGAAATACTAAATTATCTTGACCTTTTTCCAGATATTGGATTGGGGGTTCTTTTTGATAAATCTCTTGTTAAATTTGATGGTTTTACCTTgtggatgcatgatttgcttCAAGAAATGGGCAAGAACATAGTTTATGAAGAGTGTCCTAAAGAGCCGGGAAAACGTGGCAAACTGTGGCTGTTTAAGGACATTAATGATGTACTGACAGAAAATTCG GGAACAAAAGCAATTCAAGGCATAGTCTTAAAGttgcataaacaaaaagaagcaTATTGGAATCCTGAATCCTTTTCAAAGGTTCATGATCTTAAATTGCTCATAATTGATAACGTTCACGTTTTGCATGAGCCCAAATATCTTCCTAATGCCTTGAGATTTCTTGACTGGAGTGAATacccttcaaaatattttccacCAAGTTTCCAACAAAAG tCTTTTGATAGTTTGAAGTTCATCAAATTGAAGAAATCACTAAAATTGATTGAAACTCCTGACTTCAATGAAATCCCAAATCTTGAGAAATTGGATCTTGAGGGTTGTATAAATTTACGTTCCTTGCACCCATCAATTGGAGTTCATCAAAAGCTCACTTTTCTTAACCTAAAAGGTTGCAAAAACCTCAGAAGGCTTCCAAGCAAGTTTGAAATGGAGTCTCTTGAGATCCTTATTCTTTCTGGTTGTTCAAATTTACAAAGAATTCCGGAGTTTGGAGAAAATATGGAAAGTGTATCAAGGCTTTGCTTAGATGGCACTACTATTACAAAATTAACCACATCAATTGGGAATTTGACTAGCCTTGCTTCATTGAATCTAACAGATTGCAAAAACCTCAGAAGTCTTCCAAGCAAGTTTGAAATGGAGTTTCTTGAGATCCTTATTCTTTCTGGTTgctcaaatttaaaaagaattcCAGAGTTTggagaaaatatgagaaatgtATCAAAACTTTACTTAGATGGCACTGCTATTACAAAATTACCCACATCAATTGGGAATTTGACTGGCCTTGCTTCATTGGATTTAAAAGATTGCAAAAATCTAATGTCTCTTCCTAGCACCTTTTTAAATATGAAGTGGCTCGAAGATCTCAATCTTTCTGGATGCTCAAAACTACTAGAAAACTTGGTGACTGAGAAAGGGGTAGAAGAGGTTGATGTGAGTGGAACTGCCACAGGACTTATGGCTTATTCCAATACTCTTTTTCAAACTCTTAAAACACTAGCTTTGGGTGGATTTAAGCCGAGAAGTCCCAATCGCATGGGCTTGTTAACGACTTCTTTATGGGGTTTGTGTTCTTTGACCGATCTGGATCTAAGTTATTGCAATCTCAATGCAATCCCCAATGATATTTGTCGCTTATTCTCTTTACAATATTTATGTCTAAGCGGCAATAATTTTAGTTGCCTTCCGGAAAACATCGCTCAACTATCTAGGTTGTGTAGGTTGGATGTGAACAATTGTACGAGTCTTCTATCATTGCCAAAGCTTccattaaatatttattatatttggggAGAGGGTTGTACCTCACTAGAAACGCTACCAGATCAATCACCACCAAATTCTCCATTTGGGCGTTTCCTCTACCTTAAAAATTGCAGTAAATTGGCTGAGAATCAAGGCTACATTGACAATGGATTGCAGTTTTTTGCAGCGATAATAAGCTCCCTTCGGTGCCCTCGCTCTGATACCCATTCCTACAGATATAACAGTGTTATCACTGGAAGTGAAATTCCAAACTGGTTTACGCATCAAAGTATTGGGGATGAGGTTAGTATTCAAGAACCTAATTCTCTTTTGTGTAATGAGTGGATCGGGATTGCTGTTTGCGCTGTATTTTGTTCTCATCCACATCACCAAATCCCCGAAGAAGGTTCACTTACCTGTTGGTTGAGAGTCAATGGAAAACAAATGACTCGCGCACCAGCCACGCACAAATTTGTTCCTTTATCGGATCACACTTGGCTACTTTATTTTCATCCTCAAGACTACGGGGAGGAAGAAATGAAGAAATCATTGTGCGAATGCGATGCAAATGGATTCAGTCAGATTGGAATTAAAATTGAATCCGAGGAATCAATTGTATTTTCGAAGGTCCCAGTAATAATGGTAAAGAAGTGCGGGTTGCGAATGTTATACAAGAAAAACAATTGTATTTTCGAAGGTCTTAATTTCGACGATTCgacggcggcggcggcggcggcggcggaaGGTTACAAAGCCAAGCGAACTCGTGATGACTATGATGGGGCTGGAAGCTCTAATTACGAACCTCACCAAAAAAGGATTGAAAGAGTCACAAAATTTATAGGTGAGGGTAACTCTAACTGTGAGGAATCAAGTGAGAACAAGGAATGTGCTGAAGAGCTAGGTGATTGA